Genomic DNA from Oreochromis aureus strain Israel breed Guangdong linkage group 2, ZZ_aureus, whole genome shotgun sequence:
ACACGAGAAATTGGGACTATTGTGGAAGTCCTTAACTTCTGCAGCCGTCCACAGTagtcccagtttctcatctGCCTCTGCCAAAACGTCTGGACATGATTATGTTATTGTGCCCTTTACCAAAAAATagtgactaaaaaaaaaaacacatttaattttgttttgttaaacattatttttaGGTATGTGTGGCAAAGTATAGATGTCCTGTGGCTAAAATTAACTaactaaaaataactaaaattcGACCTGTGTTttgcaattaaaatgtttttatcatGATGTTCTGGTAATAGGAGGTATATTGTGTGCAACAGCAGTAAATTAGCCACAGAGAGACAACACAGAAAGTCTAGAGAGCTTGTAAGAAAGCACATTCTCACTGTTTAGTTTTTTAACATGTCAGTCTTTGCACTGCTTTTAGGACAACTTAAAATTTTGACCTGATGATGGCACTAgaggaaagatttttttttttttttcctctgtccaTCTAAAACTAGTTGAGATTGTTCAGAGTGGAACAAAATGATACCCAGGCCAACAGCCCAACTTCTCCCCCCCTCCTGCCATGCTGCTGGTGCAGTTAAAgaacagttttttatttttttttaactcaaacaCTAATATCATGTTGAATTGGCAAAATTGCAAGCTACATCGTGACCTTCAGAATATATAAGTACTTCTTAGTTGTATCTTGGACTTGACACATTTctggaaaaactggaaaagttgCCTTTTTCACTCTTAGTGTCCCATAAATATTCTGAGGGGGTTCAAGTCAAGTGACTTAACAGTGGTTTCAAGTAGTCCTTCAAAGTTTTGTGCTCATTATCCTGCTTCAGTGGGAATCCTTTCCCCCAAAAATACATTTGAGAGAATGAAGCAGGTCTCTGATAAATGGATGTCTGCTTGAAAGGCTGTGTTGATCTCTCTAAATCCAGTGAAGGCTTTACCCCATCATGTTTCACCACGATTCTCCTGTTCTTCTCCTTCACTTTAAATCTTCTGCTACTCCAACAAATCTCACAATTTATCAGCAGGATGAACTTTTCTCCATCATTCacaatgaaatgctgctttgTCTCAGCTGACCATTAGATTTGTTTTCCCCTCTTGATGCTGCTCGTCTCCGAGACCAGTACCAGAGAGCATTTCTCCACTGAACTTTTACTGAttgaagtttttctttgttgagAAAATCACTGTTTATCTGATGAAGGCGctcttgtgctttttttttttttcctcagtgatgGTGTGAACACTTTCGATTTGCCTGATTGTGCTTTGAATCCAACAAATTCAGCTCCTACACAGACTAGATTAATGCTGCGAAGCCCCTTTTCTTGCAATAACCTATCGATCTCTGACACCTGATGCTTCCCTCTTTGCAATGCTCTGGTTATACTGCAGACTCTGAACTACAATATTTCTTATTTTCGTGTCAATGAACTTCCTGAGAATTTCCAGGTTGACATGAAATTTTGATGCGTTGTCAGACCCTGCTGTACATCTGTTAAATTCTGATCATTTTAAGTGAATAAATCATGTTCTCTGTGCCTAAGACGGTTAATaaacctgctttttttttttttttaacagtttataGTTTCTTGTGAATTTTGAGAAGTCTAACAGGTgacttgtgtctgtgtttccagTGGCGCTGATGGTCATCACCCTGATCTCCATCACCTACGGGGCCCTCGTGTGCAGCGTTCTGGCCATCCAGATCAGATTCGATGACTACAAATTACAGCTGCGCCCCTGTGCTTACCTGTGCATGATTGTCTGGAGAGGCTTGGAGATTGCTACCCGGGTCACGGCGCTGGTCCTCTTCAGCACGGCGCTCACTCATTGGACGATCCTTGTCGGCATGGTTAacctgcttttcttcttcttcctcccctGGGTTGAGTTCTGGGCCAGGAAAGGCTCTCTAACTGAGAATGTGGAGAAAAACTTCTCTAAGCTGGACACTGTAGTGGTTCTGTGCATGTTCACGTTGCTGTACGCCTGCATAAACATCTTCTGCTGGTCGGCGGTGCAGCTTGACCTCACCCATCAAGAGCTCATCGAGAAAAGGCAGCAATGGGGCCGCCTGGCCATGTACTACTGTGGGCGCTTTGTTGAGAACTTCCTCCTCATCACGCTCTGGTACTTCTTCAAGTCAGACTTTTATGAGTACGTATGCGCCCCGCTGTTGGtggtccagctgctggtctgcTACAGCCTGGCCGTGCTCTTCATGCTTCTCTTCTACCAGTTTTTCCACCCTTTCAGACGCCTCTTCAAGTACAACGTCCACGACTGCCTGCACTGCGTCTGCTGCCATAAAAAAAGGCGTGGAGAGCAGGGGAGGCGAGGGAAGCCGGCACACTCGTACTCCACGGCAGCCACCATGGTGGTGGGGGCGGAGGAGCCGGTGGAGCTGCTGGACACTCAGGGTTCACAACCTCCTGACCTCACCAGCCAGCTTGGAGAGCGGGAGACGGCTATAGTTGACGATATGATGGAAGCGGCCTAAGAAAGTTAAAATAAAGGTgcatctctgaacaaagcctggagcagttaaacacagaacatttgtgtgtgttttttgagaGAAAGTGAGGTGGTAGAGAACAAACTTTTGCCTTTTTCCCTTCAATTTGAACTTCTCCTTCTGTAAGGTAATTAATGTGACTCCTGGTGTTCTCATTAAAGATGATCCCATAAACTGAGGGCCCCACAAAGGTCCCGGTACACAAAATAATGTAGCATGCCGAGATATGCAGCGACGCACAAAGGCCGCTGTTGAGAGGGCAGCCTGAGCCAGGTGTGAGGGGAAACGTGCCAAGTGGAGTGTCCCAAACATCGACCAGGAGACCACGCTGTTTACTTAATCTCAGGGTTTTCACAGCATGAAGGCCCTTTTGCACAGGTTTGCATCTGAAGTAGGAGACTTATTAAcagaaacataataaaaaaaataaaaaacacgcTAACAGGAGGACGACAAGGAAAGGTCAGAAGATGAATTTATCTTCCTCATACCTACTGCTGTGATGAATGCCTCGTCTTGTTCATTGTCCACTGTGGCTGGCTTTTGTTTAAAACGaaaaagggagggaggggggaaaGGGCTTTGTGTTGCAAAACAGAAAATTATAAACGTCAAAAGCCTGTGCGAATATTTTTGTGTCTTCTGTAACACACAGGAAACTGAAAAGTAGCCTTATTTTTGATGTTGCATTAAGGAGACTTACACTGATAAGCTTCTACTTTATTGAAGTGCTTTAAAAATcatgcttattttttttaagttttgtccTGTTAATACAGTGCCTTCACTACTACTACTGTGTTACttgaacaataaataaaattatgtcTGAATATTCAGTCTTGCTTTTGTTCATTTACATATAGCACACATTTTCTTGCCATAGAACAACTTGCATAGCCGATCGGCAAAATGAGATTTACCTTATTGTGCAACATATACTTCCTCATTCCTGCTATCCATGGAGGTTGATCCAGTTTCCGAGAGGTGGGAATGCGATCAGCAAGACTCAAGAAAACTTCCTGAACAGCGCAATTTCAGCCAACTCTGCTTTTGTTTCCTTGTCTCATCACCATCACACACCTGTAAATGAAGGAGGAGTCCAGACACGCAGGCATGAAATAAAAAGTGCCAGCGGGTTA
This window encodes:
- the xkrx gene encoding XK-related protein 2; the encoded protein is MCEVAMEEQDREISDVEQCSSVAENGVMLVVNHSRARPPFSVVLATVLYCAEFVTAAVLCSMYHYTEDVIWMSFTIVFMLVPAVLIQLALTFIHRDLGRDRPLVLFLHLLLLGPVIRCFEALVIYFKAGKKEEPYVTISRKIKLKKGTGTEMEWEIGQTERILATHRDAFKRTAVIQAFLGSTPQLTLQLYATIQEKYILPTRMALMVITLISITYGALVCSVLAIQIRFDDYKLQLRPCAYLCMIVWRGLEIATRVTALVLFSTALTHWTILVGMVNLLFFFFLPWVEFWARKGSLTENVEKNFSKLDTVVVLCMFTLLYACINIFCWSAVQLDLTHQELIEKRQQWGRLAMYYCGRFVENFLLITLWYFFKSDFYEYVCAPLLVVQLLVCYSLAVLFMLLFYQFFHPFRRLFKYNVHDCLHCVCCHKKRRGEQGRRGKPAHSYSTAATMVVGAEEPVELLDTQGSQPPDLTSQLGERETAIVDDMMEAA